In Mycolicibacterium mucogenicum DSM 44124, the following are encoded in one genomic region:
- the ndk gene encoding nucleoside-diphosphate kinase encodes MTEQTLVLIKPDGVKRNLIGEIISRIERKGLTFAALELKTVSVELATKHYAEHEGKPFFGDLLEFITSGPVVAAIVEGPRAVAAFRQIAGGTDPVEKAATGTIRGDLALITQDNLVHGSDSPESAAREIALWFPGN; translated from the coding sequence GTGACTGAGCAGACCCTTGTTTTGATCAAGCCCGACGGCGTCAAGCGCAACCTGATCGGCGAAATCATCAGCCGGATCGAGCGCAAGGGCCTGACCTTCGCTGCGCTGGAGCTGAAGACCGTCAGCGTGGAGCTGGCGACCAAGCACTACGCCGAGCACGAGGGCAAGCCTTTCTTCGGTGACCTGCTGGAATTCATCACCTCCGGCCCGGTTGTGGCCGCCATCGTCGAGGGCCCGCGTGCCGTCGCCGCCTTCCGGCAGATCGCTGGCGGCACCGATCCGGTGGAGAAGGCCGCGACCGGCACCATCCGTGGTGACCTGGCCCTGATCACCCAGGACAACCTGGTGCACGGCTCGGATTCGCCGGAGTCCGCGGCCCGTGAAATCGCCCTGTGGTTCCCCGGTAACTGA
- a CDS encoding Rne/Rng family ribonuclease codes for MADDAQLEDRSEDAGSAAEPIELPERLRIFSLARILGTTSKKITETLAEVDGRPRNPASTVTRAEAERVRDLLGLGGEATQDPAPAAPAEAAEPAAEVLVEVVSETSEVTAEVAVEAVDVAEAAVEIAREAADAGAAEPDEDEPESRLLLETVPAPAAEPADYLPLFVAPQPVTFRPPAEPDDFADDDTADEAADAADEGGEDGTDEDGERPANRRRRRGRRGRGRGRGEQSSDDATDGDAEGETQDASAEGDEDTDGEADEDAGDDDANASDGASRRRRRRRRRKSGGAGGDDADGEAGSPDDPPNTVVHERAPRAKSDNNEIQGITGSTRLEAKRQRRRDGRDAGRRRPPILSEAEFLARREAVERVMVVRDKIRTEPPHEGARYTQIAVLEDGVVVEHFVTSAASASLVGNIYLGIVQNVLPSMEAAFVDIGRGRNGVLYAGEVNWEAAGLGGNNRKIEQALKPGDYVVVQVSKDPVGHKGARLTTQISLAGRYLVYVPGASSTGISRKLPDTERQRLKEILKEVVPADAGVIIRTASEGVKEEDIRSDVNRLQERWNQIDTEATTIKAKAAGAAVALYEEPDVLVKVIRDLFNEDFSKLVVSGDEAWNTINGYVSSVAPELLSRMSQYEPAGGPTGPDVFSVYRIDEQLAKAMDRKVWLPSGGTLVIDRTEAMTVVDVNTGKFTGSGGNLEQTVTRNNLEAAEEIVRQLRLRDIGGIIVIDFIDMVLESNRDLVLRRLTEALARDRTRHQVSEVTSLGLVQLTRKRLGTGLIEAFSTTCSHCAGRGIVLHGDPVDTASANGRKAEAAGGAGGGGGRRSKRAKKAAPRAEETPVAKVPPHPQGEHPMFKAMAAANGKHEDELDDEDVTEDTEGLADEAADSDAVESTEVLTELDTDEDVEDDEEADESEDDEDAEDDELEVELDEDFEDSDEDDDELDLDDDTDEDDDDSDDDSDEDDEDEDDDDDEDEDDQPAEPAVARAPVVRQRRRAAARPAGPPVGGVDG; via the coding sequence GTGGCCGACGATGCCCAACTTGAAGACCGATCCGAAGACGCCGGCAGTGCAGCGGAGCCGATAGAGCTCCCGGAGCGCCTGCGGATTTTCTCGCTCGCCCGGATCCTCGGGACGACCAGCAAGAAGATCACCGAGACGCTCGCCGAGGTCGACGGCAGGCCCCGCAACCCGGCTTCCACGGTGACCCGTGCCGAGGCCGAGCGCGTCCGTGACCTCCTGGGACTCGGTGGCGAAGCGACGCAGGACCCGGCACCCGCCGCACCGGCGGAGGCCGCCGAGCCGGCAGCCGAAGTGCTGGTCGAGGTCGTCAGCGAAACCTCTGAAGTGACCGCCGAGGTCGCCGTCGAAGCCGTCGACGTCGCCGAAGCCGCTGTCGAGATCGCCCGCGAGGCGGCCGATGCCGGCGCCGCGGAGCCCGACGAAGACGAGCCCGAGTCGCGCCTGCTGCTCGAGACGGTCCCGGCGCCCGCCGCTGAGCCCGCCGACTACCTGCCGCTGTTCGTGGCGCCGCAGCCCGTGACGTTCCGGCCGCCGGCCGAGCCCGACGACTTCGCTGACGACGACACCGCCGACGAGGCGGCCGACGCCGCCGACGAGGGTGGCGAGGACGGCACCGACGAAGACGGTGAGCGGCCCGCCAACCGGCGCCGTCGTCGTGGTCGCCGGGGACGTGGCCGCGGCCGGGGTGAACAGAGCAGCGACGACGCGACCGACGGTGACGCCGAAGGTGAGACGCAGGACGCGTCGGCCGAGGGCGACGAGGACACCGACGGCGAGGCCGACGAGGACGCCGGTGACGACGACGCGAACGCGTCGGACGGTGCCAGCCGTCGTCGCCGTCGTCGCCGCCGCCGCAAGTCGGGCGGTGCCGGTGGTGACGATGCCGATGGCGAGGCCGGTTCGCCGGACGACCCGCCCAACACCGTCGTCCACGAGCGCGCCCCGCGCGCCAAGTCGGACAACAACGAAATCCAGGGCATCACCGGGTCCACCCGGTTGGAGGCCAAGCGGCAGCGCCGTCGCGACGGCCGTGACGCGGGCCGCCGCCGTCCGCCGATCCTGAGCGAGGCCGAGTTCCTGGCCCGCCGCGAAGCCGTCGAGCGCGTGATGGTGGTGCGCGACAAGATCCGCACCGAGCCGCCGCACGAAGGTGCCCGGTACACCCAGATCGCCGTGCTGGAAGACGGCGTCGTCGTCGAGCACTTCGTCACGTCCGCGGCGTCGGCCAGCCTGGTCGGCAACATCTACCTCGGCATCGTGCAGAACGTGCTGCCCTCGATGGAGGCGGCATTCGTCGACATCGGCCGCGGCCGCAACGGTGTGCTCTACGCCGGTGAGGTCAACTGGGAGGCCGCCGGCCTCGGCGGCAACAACCGCAAGATCGAGCAGGCGCTCAAGCCCGGCGACTACGTCGTCGTCCAGGTCAGCAAGGACCCGGTCGGGCACAAGGGCGCCCGCCTCACCACGCAGATTTCGCTGGCCGGTCGCTACCTGGTGTACGTGCCGGGGGCCTCGTCGACCGGGATCAGCCGCAAGCTGCCCGACACCGAGCGGCAGCGCCTGAAGGAAATCCTCAAGGAGGTCGTGCCTGCCGACGCCGGTGTGATCATCCGCACCGCGTCCGAGGGCGTGAAGGAAGAGGACATCCGCTCGGACGTCAATCGGCTGCAGGAACGCTGGAACCAGATCGACACCGAGGCCACAACTATCAAGGCCAAGGCCGCCGGCGCCGCAGTGGCGCTGTACGAAGAGCCCGACGTCCTGGTCAAGGTCATCCGCGACCTGTTCAACGAGGATTTCTCCAAGCTCGTGGTGTCAGGTGACGAGGCCTGGAACACCATCAACGGCTACGTGAGTTCCGTTGCGCCCGAACTGCTTTCGCGTATGTCGCAGTACGAGCCCGCCGGTGGGCCCACGGGTCCGGACGTGTTCTCGGTGTACCGCATCGACGAGCAGCTGGCGAAGGCGATGGATCGCAAGGTGTGGCTGCCCTCGGGCGGCACCCTGGTGATCGACCGCACCGAGGCCATGACCGTCGTCGACGTCAACACCGGCAAGTTCACCGGCTCGGGCGGCAACCTGGAGCAGACGGTCACCCGCAACAACCTCGAAGCGGCCGAGGAGATCGTCCGTCAGCTGCGGCTGCGGGACATCGGCGGCATCATCGTCATCGACTTCATCGACATGGTGCTCGAATCCAACCGTGACCTGGTGCTGCGCCGCCTCACCGAGGCGCTGGCCCGGGACCGGACCCGCCACCAGGTGTCCGAGGTCACCTCACTCGGACTGGTGCAGCTGACCCGCAAGCGTCTCGGCACCGGCCTGATCGAGGCGTTCTCCACGACTTGTTCGCACTGCGCGGGCCGCGGCATCGTGCTGCACGGCGATCCGGTGGACACCGCATCGGCGAACGGCCGCAAGGCCGAGGCCGCCGGCGGTGCCGGTGGTGGCGGTGGCCGGCGCAGCAAGCGCGCCAAGAAGGCCGCGCCGCGCGCCGAGGAGACTCCGGTGGCCAAGGTGCCGCCGCACCCGCAGGGCGAGCACCCGATGTTCAAGGCCATGGCGGCCGCGAACGGCAAGCACGAGGACGAACTCGACGACGAAGACGTCACCGAGGACACCGAGGGCCTGGCCGACGAAGCGGCCGACAGCGATGCCGTCGAGTCCACCGAGGTGCTGACCGAGCTGGACACCGACGAAGACGTCGAAGACGACGAGGAAGCCGACGAGTCCGAAGACGACGAGGACGCCGAGGACGACGAACTCGAAGTCGAGCTCGACGAGGACTTCGAGGACAGCGACGAAGACGACGACGAGCTGGACCTCGACGACGACACCGACGAAGACGACGACGACTCGGACGACGACTCGGATGAGGACGACGAAGACGAGGACGACGACGACGACGAGGACGAGGACGATCAGCCCGCTGAACCGGCCGTCGCCCGGGCTCCCGTCGTCCGGCAGCGGCGCCGCGCCGCGGCCCGTCCCGCCGGTCCGCCGGTCGGAGGTGTCGATGGCTGA
- the folC gene encoding bifunctional tetrahydrofolate synthase/dihydrofolate synthase, which yields MSAPTPDEIAELLQVEYLLDQRWPETKIEPSTVRIEALLEMLGSPQRGYPSIHVAGTNGKTSVTRMIDALLTAFSRRTGRTTSPHLQAATERIAIDGKPISPAQYVATYTEIEPFVEIVDRQSEAGELGEPGPKMSKFEVLTAMAFAAFADAPVDVAVVETGLGGRWDATNVVDAPVAVITPIGLDHTDYLGDTIAAIAGEKAGIIARQQPDLVPAGTDPSTVAVIARQPAEAMEVLMAQAVTADAAVAREDSEFAVRGRQVAVGGQLLELQGLGGVYTDIFLPLHGEHQAHNAVLALAAVEAFFGAGADRQLDVETVRQGFASVSTPGRLERMRSAPTVFIDAAHNPAGAAALADALQTEFEFRFLVGVISVMADKDVAGILAALEPAFDLVVVTHNGSPRAMDTETLASLAEETFGPERVITAPNLPDAIEAATALVEESGNDYGSSDGFSGSGMVITGSVVTAGAARTLFGKDPA from the coding sequence ATGAGCGCCCCCACACCCGACGAGATCGCCGAGCTGCTGCAGGTCGAGTATCTGCTCGACCAGCGGTGGCCGGAGACGAAGATCGAGCCGAGCACCGTCCGGATCGAGGCGCTGCTGGAGATGCTCGGTTCGCCGCAGCGCGGCTACCCGAGCATCCATGTGGCCGGCACCAACGGCAAGACGTCGGTCACCCGGATGATCGACGCGCTGCTGACGGCGTTCTCGCGGCGCACCGGCCGGACGACGAGCCCGCACCTGCAGGCCGCCACCGAACGCATCGCGATCGACGGAAAGCCCATCAGCCCAGCGCAATACGTCGCCACCTATACCGAGATCGAGCCGTTCGTCGAGATCGTCGACCGGCAGTCGGAAGCGGGTGAGCTGGGTGAGCCCGGCCCCAAGATGAGCAAGTTCGAGGTGCTCACCGCCATGGCGTTCGCGGCCTTCGCCGATGCGCCGGTGGACGTCGCGGTTGTCGAGACCGGCCTGGGCGGACGTTGGGATGCCACCAACGTCGTCGACGCCCCGGTCGCGGTGATCACACCGATCGGCTTGGACCACACCGATTATCTCGGCGACACCATCGCCGCGATCGCGGGGGAGAAGGCCGGCATCATCGCCCGCCAGCAGCCCGACCTGGTGCCCGCCGGCACCGACCCCAGCACCGTCGCGGTGATCGCCCGCCAGCCCGCCGAAGCCATGGAAGTGCTGATGGCACAGGCGGTTACGGCCGACGCCGCTGTGGCGCGGGAGGACTCCGAGTTCGCCGTCCGCGGCCGGCAGGTCGCCGTCGGTGGGCAGCTGCTGGAACTGCAGGGCCTCGGTGGCGTCTACACCGACATCTTCCTGCCGCTGCACGGCGAGCACCAGGCGCACAACGCCGTCCTGGCGCTGGCCGCTGTCGAGGCGTTCTTCGGCGCCGGGGCCGACCGTCAGCTCGACGTCGAAACCGTGCGCCAGGGGTTCGCCTCGGTGTCCACACCCGGCCGGCTGGAGCGGATGCGCAGCGCCCCAACGGTATTCATCGACGCCGCGCACAACCCGGCCGGCGCCGCCGCACTCGCTGACGCGCTGCAGACGGAGTTCGAGTTCCGGTTCCTGGTCGGTGTCATCTCGGTCATGGCCGACAAGGACGTGGCCGGCATCCTGGCCGCGCTCGAGCCGGCGTTCGATCTGGTGGTGGTGACCCACAACGGGTCGCCGCGCGCCATGGACACCGAGACGCTGGCGTCCCTGGCGGAGGAGACCTTCGGACCAGAGCGCGTCATCACCGCGCCGAACCTGCCCGACGCCATCGAGGCGGCGACGGCGCTGGTGGAGGAGTCGGGCAACGACTACGGCTCGTCGGACGGCTTCTCCGGCTCGGGCATGGTGATCACCGGCTCGGTCGTGACGGCCGGTGCGGCCCGCACCTTGTTCGGAAAGGACCCGGCATGA
- a CDS encoding DUF937 domain-containing protein, whose protein sequence is MAGLDELLNQIPTQEIAAKLGADEGEVNSAVQQLVPLLLGGVQQTAQDHPDTAAGLESEAADHAASGLLDGGVTVDQVNQDQGADAIAKIFGGNDSGQVASALAGGGAGNSELIQKLLPILAPIVLAYIGKQLTGGGGAASTPAASGGGGLGDVLGNILGGALSGNKAGSNANSGDNPLGSILGSVLGGSGNQGAGGVLGSVLGGLFGNKK, encoded by the coding sequence TCGGCGCTGATGAAGGGGAGGTGAACAGCGCCGTACAACAACTGGTGCCGCTGCTGCTGGGCGGTGTGCAGCAGACTGCGCAGGACCACCCCGATACCGCGGCCGGCCTCGAAAGCGAAGCCGCCGACCATGCGGCGAGCGGGCTGCTCGACGGGGGCGTGACGGTCGACCAGGTCAACCAGGACCAGGGCGCCGACGCCATCGCGAAGATCTTCGGCGGCAATGACAGTGGCCAGGTCGCGTCGGCGCTCGCCGGTGGCGGCGCGGGCAACAGTGAGCTGATCCAGAAGCTGCTGCCGATCCTGGCGCCCATCGTGCTGGCCTACATCGGCAAGCAGCTCACCGGCGGTGGTGGCGCGGCGTCGACGCCTGCGGCATCCGGCGGCGGCGGACTCGGTGACGTGCTGGGCAACATCCTCGGTGGCGCGCTGAGCGGTAACAAGGCGGGCAGCAACGCGAACTCCGGGGACAACCCGCTCGGCAGCATCCTGGGCAGCGTCCTCGGCGGTAGCGGCAACCAGGGCGCCGGCGGCGTGCTCGGCAGTGTCCTGGGCGGGTTGTTCGGCAACAAGAAGTAG
- a CDS encoding DUF4233 domain-containing protein has protein sequence MTAPNQPDPWKSFRGVMAGTLILEVIVVLLALPVVSVFHGGLTPLSSGYLIGMAVVLALLSGMQGRPWALWVNIGMQFVLILGAFIDVTIGIVGIIFLLVWVLIAYLRSEVKRRQDRGLLPGQQ, from the coding sequence ATGACGGCCCCGAACCAGCCCGACCCCTGGAAGAGCTTCCGTGGCGTGATGGCCGGGACCCTGATCCTCGAAGTCATCGTGGTGCTGCTGGCGCTGCCGGTGGTGTCGGTGTTCCACGGTGGCCTGACGCCGCTCAGCAGCGGCTACCTCATCGGCATGGCGGTCGTACTGGCCCTGTTGTCGGGGATGCAGGGCCGGCCGTGGGCACTGTGGGTCAACATCGGCATGCAGTTCGTGCTGATCCTGGGCGCGTTCATCGACGTGACCATCGGCATCGTCGGCATCATCTTCCTGCTCGTCTGGGTCCTGATCGCGTACCTGCGGTCCGAGGTCAAGCGGCGCCAGGACCGCGGCCTGCTGCCCGGCCAGCAGTGA
- a CDS encoding valine--tRNA ligase: MTASDTPDPATVTAADALPKTWDPSAVEADMYQGWVDAGYFTADPTSDKPPYSIVLPPPNVTGSLHMGHALDHTLMDALTRRKRMQGYEVLWLPGMDHAGIATQTLVEKQLAAEGKTKEHFGREGFVEKVWEWKRESGGTIGGQMRRLGDGVDWSRDRFTMDEGLSRAVRTIFKRLFDAGLIYRAERLVNWSPVLETAISDLEVKYDDVEGELVSFRYGSMNDAEPHLVVATTRLETMLGDTAIAVHPDDERYRALVGKTLPHPFLDRDIIIVADTHVDPEFGTGAVKVTPAHDPNDFEIGLRHNLAMPTIMDTKGAIAGTGTEFDGMDRFEARVKVREKLAAEGRIVAEKRPYLHSVGHSERSGEAIEPRLSMQWWVKVESLAKAAGDAVRNGDTVIHPTSLEPRWFAWVDDMHDWCISRQLWWGHRIPIWHGPDGETVCVGPDEEPPAGWEQDPDVLDTWFSSALWPFSTMGWPDKTPELEKFYPTTVLVTGYDILFFWVARMMMFGTFVADDPVLDGAKVPFENVFLHGLIRDQFGQKMSKSKGNGIDPLDWVEMFGADALRFTLARGASPGGDLSIGEDHARASRNFATKLFNATRFAMMNGAAPAALPAAAELTDADRWILGRLEEVRAEVDSTLERYEFSRACEALYHFAWDEFCDWYLELAKAQLFEGGSRAEHTKAVLAAVLDVLLKLLHPVMPFVTEALWKSLTGGESVVIAEWPQASGVALDQVSAQRITDMQKLITEVRRFRSDQGLNDRQKVPARLVGISEADLDAQVAAVTSLAWLTEPADGFNPSAAVEVRLSKGTVVVEVDTSGTVDVAAERRRLEKDLAAAQKELAQTAGKLGNEAFLAKAPEDVVAKIKARQQLATEEVDRINSRLASLPSA, translated from the coding sequence GTGACTGCCAGCGATACACCTGATCCCGCGACCGTGACTGCGGCCGATGCTCTGCCCAAAACGTGGGATCCGAGCGCGGTAGAAGCTGACATGTACCAGGGCTGGGTCGACGCCGGATACTTCACCGCCGACCCGACCAGCGACAAGCCGCCGTACTCCATCGTGCTGCCGCCGCCGAACGTCACCGGCAGCCTGCACATGGGCCACGCGCTCGACCACACCCTGATGGACGCGCTCACCCGCCGGAAGCGCATGCAGGGTTACGAGGTGCTGTGGCTGCCCGGCATGGACCACGCCGGTATCGCCACGCAGACCCTGGTCGAGAAGCAGCTCGCCGCCGAGGGCAAGACCAAGGAGCACTTCGGCCGCGAGGGCTTCGTGGAGAAGGTCTGGGAGTGGAAGCGCGAGTCCGGCGGCACCATCGGTGGCCAGATGCGCCGCCTGGGTGACGGCGTCGACTGGAGCCGCGACCGCTTCACCATGGACGAGGGCCTGTCGCGCGCCGTCCGCACCATCTTCAAGCGGCTTTTCGACGCCGGCCTGATCTACCGCGCCGAGCGGCTGGTCAACTGGTCGCCGGTGCTGGAGACCGCGATCTCCGACCTCGAGGTCAAGTACGACGACGTCGAGGGCGAGCTGGTCTCGTTCCGGTACGGCTCGATGAACGACGCCGAGCCGCACCTGGTCGTGGCAACCACGCGACTCGAGACGATGCTCGGTGACACCGCCATCGCGGTGCACCCCGACGACGAGCGCTACCGCGCACTGGTCGGCAAGACCCTGCCGCACCCGTTCCTGGACCGCGACATCATCATCGTGGCCGACACGCACGTCGACCCCGAATTCGGCACGGGCGCAGTCAAAGTCACGCCGGCCCACGACCCGAACGACTTCGAGATCGGCCTACGGCACAACCTCGCGATGCCGACGATCATGGACACCAAGGGCGCCATCGCCGGTACCGGAACCGAGTTCGACGGCATGGACCGCTTCGAGGCCCGCGTCAAGGTGCGCGAGAAGCTGGCCGCCGAGGGCCGCATCGTCGCCGAGAAGCGGCCGTACCTGCACAGCGTCGGGCACTCCGAGCGCAGCGGTGAGGCCATCGAGCCGCGGCTGTCCATGCAGTGGTGGGTCAAGGTGGAATCGCTGGCCAAGGCTGCCGGTGACGCAGTCCGTAACGGCGACACCGTGATTCACCCGACCAGCCTGGAACCCCGCTGGTTCGCCTGGGTCGACGACATGCACGACTGGTGTATCTCCCGTCAGCTCTGGTGGGGCCACCGCATCCCGATCTGGCACGGCCCCGACGGCGAGACCGTCTGCGTCGGCCCGGACGAGGAGCCGCCCGCGGGCTGGGAGCAGGACCCCGACGTGCTCGACACGTGGTTCTCCTCGGCGCTGTGGCCGTTCTCGACCATGGGCTGGCCCGACAAGACGCCGGAGCTCGAGAAGTTCTATCCGACAACGGTTCTCGTCACGGGCTACGACATCCTGTTCTTCTGGGTGGCCCGCATGATGATGTTCGGCACGTTCGTCGCCGACGACCCGGTGCTCGATGGGGCCAAGGTGCCTTTCGAGAACGTCTTCCTACACGGGCTGATCCGCGATCAGTTCGGCCAGAAGATGAGCAAGTCCAAGGGCAACGGCATCGACCCGCTGGACTGGGTCGAGATGTTCGGCGCCGACGCGCTGCGCTTCACACTGGCTCGCGGCGCCAGCCCCGGCGGCGATCTGTCCATCGGCGAGGACCACGCCCGCGCGTCGCGCAACTTCGCGACGAAGCTGTTCAACGCAACGCGTTTCGCGATGATGAACGGTGCGGCGCCGGCCGCGCTGCCGGCTGCCGCTGAACTCACCGACGCCGACCGCTGGATTCTGGGCCGGCTCGAAGAGGTCCGCGCCGAGGTGGACAGCACGCTGGAGCGCTACGAGTTCAGCCGCGCGTGTGAGGCGCTGTACCACTTCGCCTGGGACGAGTTCTGTGACTGGTACCTGGAGCTCGCGAAAGCCCAACTGTTCGAAGGTGGTTCGCGCGCCGAACACACCAAGGCAGTCCTGGCCGCCGTGCTCGACGTGCTGCTCAAGCTGCTGCACCCGGTCATGCCGTTCGTCACCGAGGCGCTGTGGAAGTCGCTGACCGGTGGTGAGTCGGTCGTCATCGCCGAGTGGCCGCAGGCATCGGGTGTCGCGCTGGACCAGGTGTCCGCGCAGCGGATCACCGACATGCAGAAGCTGATCACCGAGGTCCGCCGGTTCCGCAGTGACCAGGGCCTCAACGACCGGCAGAAGGTGCCCGCGCGCCTGGTGGGCATCAGCGAGGCCGACCTGGATGCCCAGGTGGCCGCCGTGACGTCCCTGGCGTGGCTGACCGAGCCGGCCGACGGCTTCAACCCCTCGGCGGCAGTGGAGGTCCGGCTGTCCAAGGGCACCGTCGTCGTCGAGGTGGACACCTCGGGCACCGTCGACGTCGCCGCCGAGCGGCGCCGGCTCGAGAAGGACTTGGCCGCCGCGCAGAAGGAACTCGCCCAGACCGCAGGCAAATTGGGCAACGAGGCATTCCTCGCGAAGGCGCCGGAGGATGTGGTCGCCAAGATCAAGGCCCGCCAGCAGCTGGCCACCGAAGAGGTCGACCGGATCAATTCCCGGCTGGCGAGCCTGCCGTCCGCATGA